The following proteins are encoded in a genomic region of Cystobacter fuscus DSM 2262:
- a CDS encoding serine/threonine-protein kinase, translating to MPVCQERTAPSSPMPTPDQEERTLEPTLAPEPTTSPTPSGPTHPEAAFPVPHWERYEFLERLGSGGMGEVYKARDPRLGRVVALKFIRGADPDKVMRLLQEARAQARIDHPHVCKVYEVGEVGAKAYIAMQLIGGEGLDRAARDMTLPEKVQVMREVAAAVHEAHRLGVIHRDLKPSNIMVERAEDGRWVPVVMDFGLAYDIGQGHALTQTGALMGTPSYMAPEQARGDVRGIDRRSDVYSLGATLYELLAGVAPFTGDSVLGTLNKVLHEEPPSPRTHVPHLPGDLETLVLKCLSKEPDQRYDSARALAEDLGRYMDGEPILGRRPSLFHRLRRRARKHRALVAVSAVSLTSILVLAAFGARAGLEARTTRQRSEQRARLAGQLGQQVKEIEWFLRAAHTLPLHDTSREQQLVRERMVRIASQPHELGDHGEGLVHYALGRGYLAMHELERAHQELERAREQGIDSPELHYARGRVLGELYHQSLEDARRSGGKEWVATRQRLLEKQYLEPALQSLERSRGLDLESPHYLEGLIAFYRREYDAAARLAAQAAEETPWVYEAWTLAGDVAYARAVEHLERGDYDTARAGLQEADRLYTRALESGRSDARNHEALAEAWLQQSELDSRQGKSRKASLERALAAADQGLHAAPGRASGHTKKAQVLMQWYRLMNFEKGGLDPAPILTEWTATAARAVELDPRDVYAYDMLGYSHFMRALRLAREGAAPDAAWDEAISWLNRALKLKPEYPWGHNDLAQVYRWKGNHQWEHGGDPRESYAQAEHHLLQAARSDPAYLFAHMNLIDVYSQRAEYELSRGRNPQEDVNKALQAGERALSLDGNYVLALNQLALAELKLARYLVDSGGDPRPWLERMFQHLERSVSINPRFGRTSLYRAMGHLLEVEHAMRDGGEPTAVLEAGRRALAEANRLDCVWVECRLVSARMALAEAVWAKRRGRPEASLLQQALAEARRAVEMYPLAETHQLLARVHWRLAEALPPGKARPSITEGLTQVDLALRLDPNLAHAHALRGALLLNRARTMPEPERLDTVRQARAELERALALNPLLRRECEAPLREAESGLR from the coding sequence ATGCCAGTGTGCCAGGAGAGAACCGCCCCCTCCTCGCCCATGCCGACGCCTGATCAGGAAGAGCGGACCCTCGAGCCGACGCTCGCGCCAGAGCCCACCACCTCCCCCACCCCTTCCGGGCCCACGCACCCGGAAGCGGCGTTCCCCGTACCCCACTGGGAGCGCTACGAGTTCCTCGAGCGCCTGGGCAGCGGAGGCATGGGCGAGGTCTACAAGGCGAGGGATCCGCGTCTGGGCCGGGTGGTGGCGCTCAAGTTCATCCGCGGGGCGGATCCCGACAAGGTCATGCGCCTGCTCCAGGAAGCCCGCGCGCAGGCGCGCATCGACCATCCCCACGTCTGCAAGGTGTACGAGGTCGGCGAGGTGGGCGCCAAGGCCTATATCGCCATGCAACTCATTGGCGGAGAGGGGCTCGACCGGGCGGCCCGGGACATGACCCTGCCCGAGAAGGTGCAGGTGATGAGGGAGGTCGCCGCCGCCGTCCACGAGGCGCACCGGCTCGGCGTCATCCACCGCGACCTCAAGCCCTCCAACATCATGGTCGAGCGCGCGGAGGATGGGCGCTGGGTGCCGGTGGTGATGGACTTCGGCCTGGCGTACGACATCGGCCAGGGGCACGCCCTCACCCAGACGGGGGCACTGATGGGCACGCCCTCGTACATGGCCCCCGAGCAGGCCCGTGGCGATGTGCGTGGCATCGATCGCCGCTCCGACGTCTACAGCCTGGGCGCGACGCTCTATGAGTTGCTCGCTGGCGTGGCGCCGTTCACCGGTGACTCGGTCCTGGGCACGCTGAACAAGGTGCTCCACGAGGAGCCCCCTTCCCCACGCACGCACGTGCCCCACCTCCCGGGCGACCTGGAGACGCTCGTCCTCAAGTGTCTGAGCAAGGAGCCGGACCAGCGCTATGACTCGGCCCGGGCCCTGGCCGAGGATCTCGGACGCTACATGGATGGCGAGCCCATCCTCGGACGGCGCCCGAGCCTGTTCCACCGGCTGCGGCGGCGCGCGCGCAAGCACCGCGCCCTGGTGGCTGTCTCCGCGGTGTCCCTGACGAGCATCCTCGTCCTCGCCGCCTTTGGCGCGCGCGCGGGGCTGGAGGCGCGCACCACCCGGCAACGCTCCGAGCAGCGCGCGCGGCTGGCCGGACAGCTCGGGCAGCAGGTGAAGGAGATCGAATGGTTCCTGCGCGCGGCCCACACGCTGCCCCTGCACGACACCAGCCGGGAGCAACAGCTCGTGCGCGAGCGCATGGTGCGGATCGCCTCACAGCCGCATGAGCTGGGTGACCACGGCGAGGGACTGGTGCACTACGCCCTGGGGCGCGGCTATCTGGCCATGCACGAGCTGGAGCGCGCCCACCAGGAACTGGAGCGCGCCCGGGAGCAGGGCATCGACTCGCCCGAGCTGCACTACGCGCGCGGCCGCGTGCTCGGCGAGCTGTACCACCAGTCCCTGGAGGACGCGCGGCGCAGCGGCGGCAAGGAGTGGGTGGCCACGCGGCAGCGCCTCCTGGAGAAGCAGTACCTGGAGCCGGCGCTCCAGTCGCTCGAGCGCAGCCGGGGCCTCGACCTGGAGTCCCCCCATTACCTCGAGGGCCTCATCGCCTTCTACCGCCGGGAGTACGACGCGGCGGCGCGGCTCGCGGCCCAGGCCGCCGAGGAGACGCCCTGGGTATACGAGGCCTGGACGCTCGCTGGAGACGTGGCCTACGCCCGCGCCGTGGAGCACCTGGAGCGGGGCGACTACGACACGGCACGCGCGGGGCTCCAGGAGGCGGATCGGCTCTACACGCGGGCCCTCGAGTCCGGGCGGAGTGATGCGCGCAACCACGAGGCCCTCGCGGAGGCGTGGCTGCAGCAATCGGAGCTCGACTCGCGGCAGGGCAAATCACGCAAGGCCTCGCTGGAGCGCGCACTGGCCGCGGCGGACCAGGGCCTCCACGCGGCTCCGGGGCGAGCCTCGGGCCACACCAAGAAGGCCCAGGTGCTGATGCAGTGGTACCGGCTGATGAACTTCGAGAAGGGCGGTCTGGACCCAGCGCCGATCCTCACCGAGTGGACCGCCACCGCCGCGCGCGCCGTGGAGCTGGATCCTCGTGACGTGTACGCCTACGACATGCTGGGCTACAGCCACTTCATGCGCGCGCTCCGGCTGGCGCGAGAGGGCGCGGCGCCAGACGCCGCCTGGGACGAGGCCATCTCCTGGCTGAACCGGGCGCTGAAGCTGAAGCCCGAATACCCCTGGGGGCACAATGATCTCGCCCAGGTCTACCGCTGGAAGGGCAACCATCAGTGGGAGCACGGCGGGGATCCGCGTGAGTCGTACGCCCAGGCCGAGCACCACCTGCTCCAGGCGGCGCGAAGCGATCCGGCCTACCTCTTCGCGCACATGAACCTCATCGACGTGTACAGCCAGCGAGCCGAGTACGAGCTGTCGCGCGGGCGCAACCCCCAGGAGGACGTGAACAAGGCGCTCCAGGCCGGCGAGCGGGCCCTCTCGCTCGACGGCAACTACGTCCTGGCGCTGAACCAGCTGGCCCTCGCGGAGCTGAAGCTCGCGCGCTACCTCGTCGACAGCGGCGGGGACCCACGCCCGTGGCTGGAGCGGATGTTCCAGCACCTCGAGCGCTCCGTGTCCATCAACCCCCGCTTCGGGCGGACCTCGCTCTACCGGGCCATGGGCCACCTGCTGGAAGTGGAGCACGCGATGAGGGACGGCGGGGAGCCCACGGCCGTGCTCGAGGCGGGGCGGCGGGCCCTGGCGGAGGCCAACCGCCTGGACTGCGTCTGGGTCGAGTGCCGACTCGTGAGTGCGCGGATGGCCCTGGCGGAGGCGGTGTGGGCGAAGCGGCGGGGACGCCCGGAAGCGTCCCTCCTCCAGCAGGCGCTCGCGGAGGCCCGGCGCGCCGTGGAGATGTATCCCCTCGCCGAGACCCACCAACTCCTGGCCCGCGTTCACTGGCGCCTGGCGGAGGCGCTGCCCCCGGGCAAGGCGCGCCCCTCCATCACCGAGGGACTGACGCAGGTGGACCTGGCGCTCCGGCTCGACCCGAACCTGGCGCACGCGCATGCCCTGCGCGGGGCCCTGCTGCTGAACCGGGCGCGGACGATGCCCGAGCCGGAGCGCCTCGACACCGTCCGCCAGGCCCGGGCCGAACTCGAACGGGCCCTCGCGCTCAACCCGCTGCTGCGGCGCGAGTGCGAGGCGCCACTGCGCGAGGCGGAGTCAGGGCTTCGCTAG
- a CDS encoding GNAT family N-acetyltransferase, whose product MLIRKATADDAKAIVEIILPTIREGATYALDPNMSEADALAYWMGPDKETFVAEEDGAVLGTYYMRPNQAGGGRHVCNCGYMTSAAATGRGVARRMCEHSLEHARSRGYRAMQFNFVVSTNERAVRLWQSLGFGIVGRLPVAFQHPTAGDVDAFVMYQQL is encoded by the coding sequence ATGCTCATCAGGAAAGCCACAGCCGACGATGCCAAAGCCATCGTTGAGATCATCCTCCCGACCATTCGCGAGGGCGCCACCTACGCGCTCGACCCGAACATGAGCGAAGCCGACGCGCTGGCCTATTGGATGGGACCCGACAAGGAGACGTTTGTCGCCGAGGAGGACGGCGCCGTTCTTGGCACCTACTATATGCGCCCGAATCAGGCAGGCGGCGGACGGCACGTTTGCAACTGCGGCTACATGACGAGTGCGGCGGCCACTGGCCGAGGAGTCGCTCGTCGCATGTGCGAGCACTCCCTGGAGCACGCGCGGTCGCGAGGCTACCGGGCCATGCAGTTCAACTTCGTTGTCAGCACGAACGAGCGCGCGGTGCGCCTGTGGCAGTCCCTGGGATTTGGGATCGTTGGCCGCCTGCCGGTCGCTTTCCAGCACCCCACGGCAGGCGACGTCGATGCCTTCGTGATGTATCAGCAACTCTGA
- a CDS encoding zinc-dependent alcohol dehydrogenase: protein MRALTYEGPYRVAVRNKPDPKIEHPQDGIVRVTSAAICGSDLHLLHGLMPDTRIGFTFGHEFTGIVEEVGPDARGVKKGDRVMLPFQIFCGGCYFCTQGLTSCCDSTNPATDAGTGIYGYSHTMGGYDGGQAEYVRVPFIGVDAEKIPDDVEDLDALPITDAFSTGYQGAEMGDLKGGETVLVLGCGPVGLFAMWSAWAMGAGRVIAVDHVDYRLEFARNWFGVETLNFKDLDLVTTVKGMTEGRGADVTIEAVGCEAAGSPVHRVLGVYGKLEAGSPQAINFAIHATRKGGTISLMGGYGPPWAGVDIGTFMNKAQTMRTGQASVKRYMPHLLEHVRAGRIKPSKVFTHRLPLEQAPQGYHTFAQKRDGCIKVALFPNATLH from the coding sequence ATGAGAGCGCTTACCTATGAAGGCCCCTATCGTGTCGCGGTGCGCAACAAGCCCGATCCCAAGATCGAGCATCCCCAGGACGGCATCGTCCGCGTGACGTCCGCGGCGATCTGCGGCTCCGACCTGCACCTGTTGCACGGGCTCATGCCCGACACCCGGATCGGCTTCACCTTCGGCCACGAATTCACGGGCATCGTCGAGGAGGTCGGCCCCGACGCCCGGGGAGTCAAGAAGGGCGATCGGGTGATGCTGCCGTTCCAGATCTTCTGTGGCGGCTGCTACTTCTGCACCCAGGGCCTGACCTCGTGCTGCGACAGCACCAACCCGGCGACCGACGCGGGAACCGGTATCTACGGCTACTCGCACACCATGGGCGGCTACGACGGAGGCCAGGCCGAGTACGTCCGCGTGCCCTTCATCGGCGTGGACGCCGAGAAGATTCCCGATGACGTCGAGGATCTCGACGCCCTGCCCATCACCGACGCCTTCTCCACCGGCTACCAGGGCGCGGAGATGGGTGACCTCAAGGGCGGCGAGACCGTGCTGGTGCTCGGATGTGGCCCGGTCGGTCTGTTCGCGATGTGGTCGGCCTGGGCCATGGGCGCCGGCCGGGTCATCGCGGTGGACCATGTCGACTACCGCCTCGAGTTCGCGAGGAATTGGTTCGGTGTCGAGACACTCAACTTCAAGGATCTCGACCTCGTCACCACGGTGAAGGGCATGACGGAGGGCCGCGGCGCCGACGTGACCATCGAGGCCGTGGGCTGCGAGGCGGCGGGCTCGCCGGTGCATCGCGTGCTCGGCGTCTATGGAAAGCTGGAGGCCGGCTCCCCGCAGGCGATCAACTTCGCCATCCACGCGACGCGCAAGGGCGGCACCATCTCCCTCATGGGGGGCTACGGCCCGCCGTGGGCAGGCGTCGACATCGGCACCTTCATGAACAAGGCGCAGACGATGCGCACCGGCCAGGCCAGCGTGAAGCGCTACATGCCGCACCTGCTCGAGCACGTCCGGGCCGGGCGGATCAAGCCGAGCAAGGTCTTCACCCATCGGCTGCCGCTCGAACAGGCGCCCCAGGGCTACCACACGTTCGCCCAGAAGCGGGACGGCTGCATCAAGGTGGCGCTCTTCCCCAACGCAACCCTTCACTAG
- a CDS encoding pyridoxamine 5'-phosphate oxidase family protein: protein MSQNTPPNVPGAPLPGWSHERSPFHAGEQAIQERVGMRARLEQTGRKVIRSFMPEQHRELFRELPFLLVGSLDGERRPWASILVGRPGFVASPDPRTLVVSAFPGFGDALGQNLLPGAPLGLLGIQLETRRRNRMNGTVVELGEGRFVVRVEQSFGNCPRYIQAREPVFVAEPSRVTEPRPVRKEGPRLSGASVELIDRADTFFIATASPAARGDEPVEGVDVSHRGGKPGFVRVTEEAGRTVLTAPDFNGNLLFNTFGNLVLNPRAGLLFVDFDTGGLLSLTGETEIVWEGPEVESFTGAERLLRFRVTEGTWIEDGVPLRWSTARPAPQLGATGSWKELGP from the coding sequence ATGTCCCAGAACACCCCACCGAACGTCCCCGGTGCACCGCTGCCGGGTTGGTCCCACGAACGGTCACCCTTCCACGCCGGCGAGCAGGCCATCCAGGAGCGGGTCGGAATGCGTGCTCGCCTCGAGCAGACCGGGCGCAAGGTCATCCGCTCGTTCATGCCGGAGCAGCATCGCGAGCTGTTCCGCGAGCTGCCCTTCCTGCTCGTCGGCAGTCTGGATGGTGAGCGACGTCCATGGGCCTCCATCCTCGTGGGCCGACCGGGCTTCGTGGCCTCGCCCGACCCGCGGACGCTCGTGGTCTCCGCCTTCCCCGGCTTCGGAGATGCCCTGGGCCAGAACCTCCTCCCGGGCGCGCCCCTGGGCCTTCTCGGTATCCAGCTCGAGACGCGCCGCCGCAACCGGATGAACGGAACGGTGGTGGAGCTCGGCGAGGGCCGATTCGTCGTCCGGGTCGAGCAGAGCTTCGGCAATTGCCCGCGGTACATCCAGGCACGGGAGCCCGTCTTCGTGGCCGAGCCCTCCCGTGTCACGGAGCCGCGACCCGTGCGGAAGGAAGGCCCGCGGCTGTCCGGTGCGAGCGTCGAACTCATCGACCGCGCGGATACGTTCTTCATCGCCACGGCGTCGCCGGCCGCGCGCGGGGACGAGCCGGTCGAAGGTGTCGATGTCTCGCATCGCGGTGGCAAGCCCGGCTTCGTGCGAGTGACGGAGGAGGCCGGCCGCACCGTCCTGACGGCCCCGGACTTCAATGGCAACCTTCTCTTCAATACGTTTGGCAACCTGGTCCTCAACCCGCGTGCGGGTCTGTTGTTCGTCGACTTCGACACCGGCGGGCTCCTGTCGCTGACCGGTGAGACCGAGATCGTCTGGGAGGGGCCCGAGGTCGAGTCCTTCACGGGGGCGGAGCGGCTCCTGCGCTTCCGCGTCACGGAAGGCACGTGGATCGAGGACGGCGTGCCGTTGCGATGGTCCACGGCACGGCCCGCTCCGCAGCTCGGCGCCACCGGCTCCTGGAAGGAGCTCGGGCCGTAG
- a CDS encoding glutathione S-transferase family protein translates to MTVPVRPLRFYRYALSGHSHRVELFLSLLKLPSEFIDVDLAKGEHKTPGFLARNPFGQVPVLEDGEVTLADSNAILVYLATRYDPSGHWLPREPVAAARVQQWLSVAAGPLASGPAAARLVTVFGAKLDAERAKAIATQLYTVLDPSLAHRSFLVGEAPTLADVALYSYTAHAPEGGVSLEPYGNVRAWLARIEALPGFVPMPRTPTRFTA, encoded by the coding sequence ATGACCGTCCCCGTCCGTCCCCTCCGTTTCTATCGCTACGCCCTGTCTGGCCATTCGCACCGGGTCGAGCTGTTCCTGTCCCTGCTGAAGCTCCCGTCGGAGTTCATCGACGTCGATCTCGCCAAGGGGGAGCACAAGACGCCCGGATTCCTGGCCAGGAACCCGTTCGGCCAGGTGCCGGTGCTCGAGGACGGGGAGGTGACGCTGGCCGACAGCAACGCCATCCTCGTCTATCTCGCGACGCGGTACGACCCCTCGGGACATTGGCTTCCGCGAGAGCCGGTCGCGGCCGCGCGGGTGCAGCAGTGGCTCTCGGTCGCGGCCGGGCCGCTCGCGTCGGGTCCCGCGGCGGCGCGCCTGGTCACCGTGTTCGGTGCGAAGCTCGACGCCGAGCGCGCGAAGGCGATCGCCACCCAGCTCTACACGGTGCTCGATCCGTCTCTGGCCCACAGGAGCTTCCTCGTCGGGGAGGCACCAACCCTCGCCGACGTGGCGCTCTACTCCTATACCGCCCACGCCCCCGAGGGGGGCGTGTCCCTCGAGCCCTACGGCAACGTCCGGGCGTGGCTCGCGCGCATCGAGGCGTTGCCCGGCTTCGTGCCGATGCCGCGGACGCCGACGCGGTTCACTGCCTGA
- a CDS encoding SGNH/GDSL hydrolase family protein, whose amino-acid sequence MQATWTAAPQDYNETIPVPGVPPPEPQSFQDQSIRQVMRVSAGGDKVRVRVSNLFGTAPVTLGGVHIARGTGGASINATTDTLLRFNGQESVTVPAGQEAWSDEASFSLPSQTDVAVTVYVPQTTPVATVHSLGQQTISVAAGNALGSATFTPTQTRQSYYWVTGLDVRNDDARGVIVAFGDSITDGAGSTVDALNRYPDFLARRVAADPALQGFSVVNQGIGGNRVLNDVIGARGVERFQRDVLGTTGVTHAIIQIGINDIGFGGFVPAQAVTADEIIAGLQTMVDQAKARDVEVFLGTLLPLKGMAAPYYSPEAEAKRQAVNAWIRANTAQAKGIIDFEAAMRDPADPLQMRLEYDSGDHLHPNGAGYEAMANAIDLALFR is encoded by the coding sequence TTGCAGGCCACATGGACGGCCGCGCCGCAGGACTACAACGAGACCATTCCAGTACCGGGGGTGCCGCCGCCGGAGCCGCAATCGTTCCAGGACCAATCGATACGACAGGTGATGCGGGTATCGGCCGGCGGGGACAAGGTTCGGGTGCGGGTGTCGAACCTCTTCGGCACCGCTCCAGTCACCCTCGGCGGCGTGCACATCGCCCGAGGCACTGGCGGCGCATCCATCAATGCCACCACGGACACCCTCCTGCGCTTCAACGGTCAGGAGTCCGTGACGGTCCCCGCCGGCCAGGAGGCCTGGAGTGACGAGGCGAGCTTCTCGCTCCCGTCCCAGACGGACGTGGCGGTCACCGTGTACGTGCCCCAGACGACGCCCGTGGCGACCGTGCACTCGCTGGGACAGCAGACCATCTCGGTCGCGGCCGGAAACGCCCTCGGCAGCGCGACCTTCACCCCAACGCAGACACGGCAGTCGTACTACTGGGTGACCGGCCTCGACGTGCGCAACGACGATGCCCGCGGAGTCATCGTCGCCTTCGGGGATTCCATCACCGACGGCGCGGGGTCGACCGTGGATGCGCTCAACCGCTACCCCGACTTCCTCGCGCGTCGCGTCGCGGCCGACCCGGCGCTGCAAGGGTTCAGCGTGGTCAACCAGGGCATCGGGGGCAATCGGGTGCTCAACGACGTCATCGGAGCCAGGGGCGTGGAGCGCTTCCAGCGTGACGTGCTGGGCACGACGGGGGTCACCCACGCCATCATCCAGATCGGCATCAACGACATCGGCTTCGGAGGCTTCGTGCCGGCGCAGGCGGTGACGGCCGACGAGATCATCGCCGGCCTCCAGACCATGGTGGACCAGGCGAAGGCGCGCGACGTCGAGGTGTTCCTGGGCACCCTGCTCCCGCTCAAGGGCATGGCCGCGCCGTACTACAGCCCGGAGGCCGAGGCCAAACGGCAGGCGGTGAATGCCTGGATTCGCGCCAACACCGCACAGGCCAAGGGCATCATCGACTTCGAAGCGGCCATGCGCGACCCGGCCGACCCGCTCCAGATGCGCCTGGAGTACGACAGCGGCGACCACCTGCACCCCAACGGGGCCGGCTACGAGGCGATGGCCAATGCCATCGATCTGGCCTTGTTCCGGTAG
- a CDS encoding histidine kinase dimerization/phospho-acceptor domain-containing protein, with the protein MQARDEFLSLASHELKTPLTTLKLQAQLLQRWVRKNDPQLIGKERLGQLAEQSNLGVGMFGSRHERSRGRILPPLPSGR; encoded by the coding sequence GTGCAGGCCCGCGACGAGTTTCTTTCCCTCGCGAGCCACGAGCTGAAGACCCCGCTCACCACCCTCAAGCTGCAAGCGCAGCTGCTCCAGCGCTGGGTGCGGAAGAACGATCCCCAGCTCATCGGCAAGGAGCGGCTCGGCCAGCTGGCGGAGCAGTCGAACCTGGGCGTTGGGATGTTCGGCTCACGGCACGAGCGCTCCCGAGGAAGAATATTGCCACCCCTGCCTTCAGGACGATAA
- a CDS encoding ADYC domain-containing protein yields MEATKTHGRETREVGGRRWFWLLGMALATVASGCWWGVRPVPGETIPDPVKTCPGGPHCGIKQSLLETIDENCPTGDCDPGGSGNAKGIYTAEGGNYCFKVKDRPYFCPEAFINTPTGVLLEMRYLDAPLRFARPRVHGKLAANSKPVEVLAINGDQTELSIKYRVQGEPNESIVKGDSLSTLILGLDTLSTGISESPRMNYELRFSAHQRPEPDATTDKVHRYTLDYRDTVSEAAWVRHCEADEGGAVVSFLQGQRVSGVNASVKLDPQVTSMGCEQGSLVTCLAWGFTPWEPATGVRDETRDYVYRSCLQAKRAAYFVGHRDFKSYTKKGTKIEKWDQYASGDGEPVERIEALWSPQGAVCFNPENRRRPDAEAWIGQNPNDLKTYGVGPCTSKDFSTEGKLFTGIPPEALAKP; encoded by the coding sequence ATGGAAGCGACGAAGACGCACGGAAGGGAGACCCGCGAGGTGGGCGGACGGCGGTGGTTCTGGCTCCTCGGCATGGCCCTGGCGACGGTGGCCAGCGGGTGCTGGTGGGGCGTTCGACCCGTCCCGGGAGAGACCATCCCGGACCCGGTCAAGACCTGTCCCGGTGGGCCCCACTGCGGCATCAAGCAGTCCCTGCTGGAGACCATCGATGAGAATTGTCCCACGGGCGACTGTGATCCCGGGGGCAGTGGCAACGCCAAGGGCATCTACACCGCCGAGGGCGGCAACTACTGCTTCAAGGTCAAGGATCGGCCGTACTTCTGCCCGGAAGCCTTCATCAACACTCCGACGGGAGTCCTGCTCGAGATGCGGTATCTGGACGCGCCCCTCCGCTTCGCTCGGCCACGGGTCCACGGCAAGCTCGCGGCCAACTCCAAGCCCGTGGAGGTGCTCGCCATCAACGGAGACCAGACCGAGCTCTCCATCAAGTACCGGGTCCAGGGGGAGCCGAATGAATCCATCGTGAAGGGCGACAGCCTGAGCACGCTGATCCTCGGCCTCGATACCCTGTCCACGGGGATCAGTGAGAGCCCGCGCATGAACTATGAGCTGAGGTTCTCCGCGCACCAGCGGCCGGAGCCAGACGCGACGACGGACAAGGTGCACCGCTACACGCTCGACTACCGGGATACCGTATCGGAGGCCGCGTGGGTCCGGCACTGCGAGGCGGATGAGGGAGGGGCGGTCGTTTCCTTCCTCCAGGGACAGCGTGTCAGTGGCGTGAACGCCAGCGTCAAGCTCGACCCCCAGGTGACCAGCATGGGCTGCGAGCAGGGCTCGCTCGTCACTTGTCTGGCCTGGGGCTTCACGCCCTGGGAGCCCGCCACGGGCGTGCGCGACGAGACCCGCGACTACGTCTACCGCTCCTGCCTGCAGGCCAAGCGCGCCGCCTATTTCGTCGGTCACCGTGACTTCAAGAGCTACACGAAGAAGGGCACGAAGATCGAGAAGTGGGATCAGTACGCCTCGGGCGATGGCGAACCGGTCGAGCGCATCGAGGCGCTCTGGAGCCCCCAGGGCGCGGTGTGCTTCAACCCGGAGAACCGGCGCCGCCCGGACGCGGAGGCCTGGATCGGGCAGAATCCCAACGACCTGAAGACCTACGGCGTGGGGCCGTGCACGTCCAAGGACTTCTCCACGGAAGGGAAGCTCTTCACCGGCATTCCTCCCGAGGCGCTAGCGAAGCCCTGA
- a CDS encoding C40 family peptidase, which produces MALRNTLSVAASSFIFGLSFVGCNAGPEAWEDGAAAEGAGVEQRELCSRPTDYPWEEPDFANVKKAITVARDQICKPYVQGSAGPDGFDSPGLVYYAYSQAGFNVPRVDTWAIDSWGRRVSPLEKRPGDLIIYRACAAGNISHVSLYVGRNKSTGAPQEIKAFYVQDGVGVYDGPSPCSIPSTAVRVQG; this is translated from the coding sequence ATGGCCTTGCGCAACACCCTGTCCGTCGCCGCGTCATCGTTCATCTTCGGACTGTCCTTCGTTGGCTGTAACGCGGGTCCCGAGGCCTGGGAGGACGGAGCTGCCGCGGAGGGGGCGGGCGTCGAGCAACGGGAGCTGTGCTCGCGCCCGACGGACTATCCGTGGGAGGAGCCGGACTTCGCCAACGTCAAGAAGGCGATCACGGTGGCGCGCGACCAGATCTGCAAGCCGTATGTGCAGGGGAGCGCGGGCCCGGATGGGTTCGACAGCCCGGGTCTGGTCTATTACGCCTACAGCCAGGCGGGCTTCAATGTGCCGCGGGTGGACACCTGGGCCATTGATTCCTGGGGCCGCAGGGTGAGCCCCTTGGAGAAGCGCCCGGGGGATCTCATCATCTACCGCGCCTGCGCCGCGGGGAACATCTCGCACGTGTCGCTCTACGTCGGGCGCAACAAGAGCACCGGCGCCCCGCAGGAGATAAAGGCCTTCTACGTGCAAGACGGCGTGGGTGTGTATGACGGCCCCTCGCCGTGCTCCATCCCCTCTACCGCTGTCCGGGTGCAGGGCTGA